The Alkalibacter rhizosphaerae genomic sequence GTTTGCAAAGGATACAACCTTTGGTTTTAAGTGTTCCAACTTAAAAGATTACATCGCAGAAAAAACAGGTGGGGTAACAAGAATTGAAGAGATCCAGTCCATCTCACTGGAAGATATTCGAATCGGCGGTGCTGATGCAGTAGCAAGCAAGTTAAAATCTTTAAAAAACAATCAATACTGTGTTATCAATTCAACGGAATTTAGCGATGCGATTATCGTTGCATTGGCTGTTGCCAGATGCGAAGCGGAAGGAAAACGCTATATGATTCGATCCGCGGCATCTTTTGTGAAAGCGAGACTGGGGATATTCGAAAACACGTTGATTTCAGGCGAAGATCTTAAGGTTAACGATCAATCAAAAGCGGGAATTATATTTATTGGCTCCCACGTTCCAAAAACGACGATGCAGTTGAATTATTTATTGGAAAACAGTGAATTGGCTTCCATCGAAGTAAATGTTGTAGCATTGCTTGACGAAAAAAGCAGGGAACAAACCATCGATGATTACGCCAAGCAAATTGATGCATATTTGCAGGACAAGAAAGATGTCGTAGTATTTACGAGCAGATCTGTTGTTGCATTTGATAATCTTGAAGAAAATTTAAAAATCAGCGTGTCCATATCGGAGGGGTTGATAGGTATCGCAAGAAGGATACAAGTTGCACCAAGATATGTCATCTCAAAAGGAGGTATTACTTCCAGTGATATGGCAACAAGGGGGCTGAATATCCAACGGGCCATGGTACAAGGGCAGATCATTCCTGGTGTACCGGTTTGGCTGACGGAAAAAGATAGTAAATTTCCCGATTTAAGTTTTGTTGTTTTCCCAGGAAACGTTGGAGAAAAAAGTTCTTTGTGTGATGCCTATGAAATCATTAGCAAGTAGTCTTGATAGAAGGGACAAAACCAAATGTTAGCATCTTTAAGTGAACTTTTGCATTTTGCAAAAGAGAAAAAAATAGCCATAGGGGCATTCAATGTGTATAACATGGAAGGGATCCTGGCAGTAGAAAAAGCAACGGAAACCTGCAAGTGTCCGGCGATCATACAAGTTCAGACAGCATCGCTGCTAACGACTGATTATTTTCTGCTGGAAATAGCACTTGAAGCAGCGAGAAAATCAAAGCAAACAATTGCAGTCCATTTGGATCATTGCAAAGACAAAAATGTAATCAAAAATGCTGTCGAACGAGGAATAACTTCGGTCATGGCGGATGGATCTGAACTGAAATATAATGAAAATATTTCATTTGTTTCTCACATATCCGGTTTATATCGAGCAGCTTCGGTTGAAATCGAAGCGGAACTAGGTAGGATTTCCGGAGACGAAGAAGGTGAAATGAAAAATAAACTAACCCAATTGATGACAGATCCGGAGCAGGTCGAAGAATATACAAAGAAAACCGGGGCCCATGCTTTAGCCGTCTGTATTGGTAATGTGCATGGAAAATACGACAGAGAACCAAAACTGGATTTGGAACGATTGAAAAGAATAGCAGAGCGATCAGAGATACCGTTGGTATTGCACGGAGCATCGGGTTTAAGTGAAAATTTATTAAAAAGTGTCATTCAACATGGAGTAACAAAAATTAATGTAAACACAGAACTAAGAGAAACTTTTACTAATTCATGGATGGATGGATTGGCACAAAAGCATTCCTTGACAGAAGTACAGCAAGCAACAATAAGTGCCATGACGAGAGTAGTTGTTTCTAAAATTCGAATTTTTCAAGGGGGATGACATGTTGAAAATTACAGTATTTGATGAAGCATTTCATACTCTGATCGATATGAATGAAAAACTTGTTGAAATTGCCGATTGTTTTGAGTTTGTTGAAGGACCCACGTGGAATAGAAAACTTGGTTATCTGGTTTTCAACGATATTCCAACAAGTAAAACATATCGTTGGTCTGATATAGATGGAGTTGAACAGATTCGAGATCATACAAACAAAGCTAATGGGAACACCTACGATCACTCTGGAGCATTGATTGTGTGCGAACACACGTCAAGCAGAGTGGCGAAATTTAATGAGACAACGCAGGAATACACCGTTTTGGCGTCTCACTACAAAGGAAAAGAGTTGAACAGCCCAAATGATGTCATCGTGGATGAGAATGGAACTATTTACTTTACAGACCCCAAATTTGGACGCAATCCTTCTAAAGTAGGCCTAGAAAGAGAACAAGAATTAGATTTTCAAGGTGTCTTTTGCTTTGATGAAAAAAGGAATCAATTAGATTTGCTGGCTAAAGATTTTGAAGCTCCAAACGGATTGTGTTCTGGAATGCAAAAGAATGTCCTATACGTTAATGACTCCATAAAAAGCCATATTAGAAAACTGACTTTAAACGATGAAAGAAAAGTAGTTGAAGACAGTGTTTGGGCAGTGACAAAAGGGGAAGGGCCAGGTTTACCGGACGGAATGAAAATGGACGAATTTGGAAACGTTTACTGTTGTGCACAAGGAGGCATTCATGTTTTTGATTCCGAAGCAAATTATTTAGGGATCATCCATATAAATGAACAAGCAGCCAATTTTTGTTGGGGTGGGCCGGATAATAAAACCATATTTATTACAGCAACCTCTAAGCTGTATAAATTGAAGTTGAAAGTGAGTGGATTCTTGTATGAAAAGAAAGGGTGATTGTGTGCTGTTAAGAAAAAACAATGTCAAGCAGCGGTTATTGGATGGAAAAACCGTGATCGGTTCTTTTTCAAAACTGGCAGATCCGAGCGCCATTGAAATCATGGGACTTGCTGGTTTGGATTTCTTCGTAATTGACAATGAACATGTTGCAATGAACAAAGAATCCATTACAAATTTGGTTCGAGCATCTGATATTACAGAGATTGTACCTATTGTGAGAGTTAAAGAAAATAACGCGTCTGAAATACTGCAAGCACTAGACTGTGGTGCATTGGGAGTGCATGTTCCAAATATTGATACCTATGAAGAAGCGTTGAGGGCAATTCGTTCCACAAAGTATATACCTCAGGGAAATCGAGGATTTGCCTTATCCCATCGTGCTGCAGGTTATGGATTTTACGATAAAGATGATTATTTAAAACGCGTCAATCAAGAAATCTTGACTGTATTGCATTGTGAAACTTTAGAATCGGTTGACAACTTGGATAAAATTCTTGATTTAGAAGACTTGGATGTCATTTTCATCGGACCAATGGATCTTTCTCAGTCTATGGGATCGGATGTAATGGGAAATGGAACACACCCAAACCTGGTTGAGCTAAAAAAGAAGATCATTCAAAAGGTGATAGAGGCAGGAAAAGTTGTAGGAACTGTCGCAGGTAACGTGCAAGAAGCGAAAGAATTAATGGAGTTGGGAGTTCGTTATATTCCCATAAGCTCAGATCAAGGAATGATCGCAACAGTGTCAAAACAGATTGTTCATGAGTGTATTATGGATTAAATGAATTGTTATTATAACCGAAAAGGTTAAAAAATAAGGAGGAAAAAATGAAAAAGTTTGCAAAACTCATTGGTTTATTGTTAATTGTTGCCCTGGTTGTTTCTGGATGCGGAGGAAGTAATGAGGGAGAAAATGAAGGAGAAAGCACGGAACCGGTAGTCATTCGATTGGCCCACGATAACAGTGTACAATCGCCGACCCATGTCTCCTTTGAAAAATTCAAAGAAATTGTAGAGTCAGAATCAGACGGTCAAATTGAAGTGACGATCTTTCCAGGCGGGCAAATGGGATCTACTCAAGATACTTTGGAGCAAACACGATTGGGTGACATCCAAATGAGCGCCGGAGCTACTACTGTATTTACTCAATCCATACCAGAGTTTGCCGTATGGGACAGTTTTTATTTGTTTGACGATCATGCGCATGCGCACAGAGTACTGGATAGCGAAGTAGGCGTGGAGTTGATGAAACCCCTTGAAAAGAGCGGTTTGACTGGTTTGGGATACATGGAAATTGGTTTCAGAAACTTTTCCAATAGCAAAAGACCGGTTGAGACAGTTGAAGACTTGGCGGGATTGAAAATTCGAGGATACAATCCTGTGCAAATCAAAGCTTGGGAATCTACTGGAGCGATCTTGTCTAGTGTGAGTTTTAATGAACTCTTTACTTCCCTGCAACAAAGTTTGATCGACGGGCAGGAAAGCGCAATTGAAACATATAATAGCAACAAGTTTTATGAAGCAAACAAATACCTGTCTTTGACTGAACACATCTACACCAACTTCCTTTGGTATGCAAATGGTGATTTTATGGACAGCCTTTCTGACGAACATCGTGCAATTATTGAAAATGCTGTGAAAGAAACTATTGAATTCAATCGAGATTCCATGGCACAGGCAGAGCAGAATTTATTGGAAGAATTGCCGGCGAAAGGTGTAGAAATTAATGAAGTAACGTTGGATGCAAAAAAACAGCTTGGTGAGTTAATGAATAATGCAGTTAAAAACGACATCATCGCAAGTTGTGGACAAGACATTTATGACATGGTCATGGAAGAAGTAGAGAATCAAAGATAGTATAGATGAAATAATTTTGAGGAAATAAATGGTTTTCGTGTTGTGCCATGCGAAAGCACGGCACAACACTTAAGATTAGGAGAGGGCAAAAATGAAAAAGATTGTATCATGGCTGGATGTGAATTTTGAACCGATATTCATGACAATCATATTTTTTTCGATGATGGGCTTGGTTACATTGCAAGTTATACTAAGATTTTTCTTCAAAATGGGATTTTCTTGGGGGGAAGAATTGGCAAAAATAATGTTCGTTTGGTTGATGTATTTTAGTTTTTCTTACGCAACTAGAAATCAGCGGCATATAAATATTACTTATTTGACCGATAAATTGAACGATACCCTGCGGAAAATCGTCATGATTTTTGTGGATTTGGCTTTTGGCTTTTTTATGGCGGTTGCACTCCTGGCAGCGTTTAAAGTCACGAAATCAGCTTCAATAAATCAAGACATGCTTGTAACAATAAAAATCTCATTGAACATTATATATGGTGCAGGCATATTGGGTTTTGTAATGATGTTGCTTCGGGTAACTCAAAACCTAATCTGGAAAATAAAACGTATAAAAGAACCAATTGAAGTATTTGCCAACGAAGGCGGAGTTCTTTATAATAACGAGATCGTATTTGGTACTGTTCGTAAGTTGGGCGAAAGCGATCAAGAAAAAGCGCCGAAATCTGAAACTGGGGAGGTGAAATAATGACTGCAGCCGTATTGTTTGGAAGTTTTTTAGTACTCTTGCTTTTGTCCGTTCCTATTGCTATTTCCCTTGGTTTGGCATCGGTTATAACTATCTTTACAACTGACGCGATTACAATAAACTCCTTTACGCAAACGATGATTCAGGGTTTGAATTCTTTTCCTCTGATGGCGGTGCCGTTATTTACTTTTGCAGGAGACATTATGGGAAGAGGCGGAATTTCTAGAAGACTTTTAAATGTAACGAATATCTTCTTTGGACGATTCAATGGCGGACTGGGAATCGTTGCCATAGTGACTTGTTTGATTTTTGCAGCAATATCTGGAACGGGTTCCGCAACTGTTGCCGCAATCGGGATGCTAATGATTCCGGAGATGGTTCGAAAAAACTATGATAAGACGTTTTCGAGCGCATTGATAGCAACCTCTGGAACGGTGGGAGTTGTTATTCCTCCAAGTGTGCCTATGGTTATATATTCTGTAGCTGCTGGTGTCTCTGTTACAGGTTTGTTCATATCAGGTGTAATTCCCGGGTTGCTCATTGGCGGTGTTTTGATTTTCTACACATATATATATTCGAAAAAACATGGGTATGAAGGCGACGATCGCAGGTACACCTTTAAGGAGATCGTGAAAATTATTATTGATGCCATTCCCGCCTTGCTGGTTCCAGTGATTATTCTTGGTGGAATCTACGGTGGGATCTTCACTCCAACTGAAGCAGCGGCTGTGGGTTGTGTTTATGGGATCATTATTAGTATATTCATTTACAAAGAAGTGAAAATTAAAGATTTGCCAGCAATAGGATTTAATTCTATATATTTGTGTGCAGCGGTATTGATCATTATTGGAATATCCACAGGATTTGGAAGAATTCTAACGATTAGTCAAGTGCCAGTTATGATAGCGGAAGCAATCCTTAGTATTACCAGTAGTAAGATCTTGATCTTGATGGCTATCAATATTTTGCTGTTGGTTGTTGGAACGTTTATGGAAACAAACGCAGCCATCATAATCCTGACTCCAATTTTATTGCCGGTAGTGGTATCCTTAGGCGTTAATCCAATCCACTTTGGTGTTATTATGATTGTGAATCTTGCAATTGGCTTTATAACACCTCCATTAGGTGCTAATTTGTTCATGGCGTGTCAAGTCACGGGTGTAAAATTTGATGCTTTGGCCAAGGCAATCATTCCATGGATCGCTATAATGATTTTTGCTTTGCTGTTGATTACTTATTTGCCGAGCATCACTCTGTGGTTGCCGAGGTTGTTGAAGATTCCAGTTTGATTTTTTCGGAGGGTTTCGACGTGATGGACCACATTCGCCTGACCCTGCAAGCGGACCAGGATGTGGCACAAGCCGTAAAAGCCTTTGAAGAATTCATCAAGGGAGAAACCCTGGCAGTGGAAGTGGTATTTACGGAGAACGCACTGGATGTGCAAAACATCAACGGCCATGACACGGGAATCAACGTGGAACGGGTGTAGTAAAAAGAATAGAAGGAAATAAGAAAAGAAAAAAGCGAGCTTCTGCCTGTGATAAACAGGTAAAAGCTCGCTTATTTCTTTTGAAGGCTATCCGTAATTCCGCAAAAAAAGTCTGCACTCCAAATATCCAGCACTTTTGGATTTTTTATGAACGGTTCAACATCTTGCTTGGCTTGTGCATAATCGATCGACCGAAATCGGTTGCGAAGCATTTCTTTGATGTCTTCGAGGGTGATTTCTTTTTCTGAAGGAATGTAGCCTGATTGAGCAAGTCGGGCAACAAGATGTTTGAGATTAACAGAAGTTCCTTTGGAAAGATAAAATATATAATCATAAAGATCTCTACCTTTAACTCGGTTTTTCCATGATCTACAAATCACAGCGTGTAACTTGCCGGCAAAAAGAGATGGCATATCGTACAACGTGACTTCATATGGTATAGGGATGAGTCTATATTTGGTTTCATAGGTTGCATAATCTGGCGGGTTGATATCCACTTCAAATTTGATCTTGATCAGCTCTCCGGAACCAACAGTATTTGCGAGGGGTTCATTTGGGAAAAACATCATGAGATGCTCTTTCGTATTGCCCTTTAGAAATGCAGACTTGATATTGGAGTCAGCGGTTTTTTCCTTTGTCTCGATTTTGAAATTTACGCCATAAGAGCGAATTTCTTTTTCCAGTGATGGTATGTAATCAAGCAAGTCAAACGAAGGATCTGGTTTTTTCAGCGAAAAGTCCAGATCTTCTGAAAATCTGTCAAGACCATGAAAGATGCGAAGTGCGGTGCCACTGTAAAATGCAGTGTTTTGAAAAAATCCTCCTCTACTTAATCCGCAAAGAACAATTTCTTGCATGACTTCCTTGATGCTGTTTTTTTTTGTCGGTTGAAGTTAGGATGCTATGTTGTTGTAACATTTGCTCAATAATTTGATCCATGTTTCACCCTCCTTTTGAGATACGTCTGCAGTAGTTTGTGATTTTGCGTATTATAATAAGAAGCAATTTCGATCATATCCTGAATATTGAGATGGAAAAAGTCCTCCTCGTCCACTCGGAGATCTTGAAACACGTATTGCAATAACTCACTTCTGTTCTTTAGCGGCGATATTTTGTAGAGCTGATCGCAAATCGCTTTTTCAGGGGATGCGATCTGAAATCCATATCCGTTTTCAATATGAAGTACGACGCCAAGAGGATAGGCTTTGCTTGGAACATCGCGATAGGTAAAGGTGCCATAGGGTGTCGTATACCTTTTTGTCTTCTTTTTTTCAAAGGTCGCAGAAGTGTAATTGTACACCGCTTCGGGAATAAGAGAGTGGTATGCCAATGCAAACTCAAAGGACAAATAGGAGGGTCCATAAATGATTGGCGCCAAATAATGTCCAGGAATTTTTGCATCTGTTTCATACAACCCGCGGATGATCGGTACCAATTCACCGTTGGTGACGAGTCGCCGAATTTTTGCGGTTGGATTTACGTACTCTTTCAGTTCTTGCAGCAGCATTGCTGTTGTTTTTATCATATTTGCACCACCTAAAGCAATTATAGTGCTTTTAATGGATAGAATCAAGGAAATAATTTCAACAGTCAACTTTACTTCAGAGCGGCCAGTCCAATGAATAGGGCTGAGTCAGATCAAGTGTCAGTAACAACACGCATTCGTTGGTTCAGTGCGGGTAATTAAGTGTATTAACCCACGATTTGTATTATTTCACAACGAGTTCAATTATGTGCGCACCATCGTTAGTAGCTATTCCTATCCAAACAATTTAAAATAGTGTAAAATTTGCATTGAATATGTTATGATAAAATCAAAACTTACTAAAGTGTTGATTTTTCAATGTTTGACCGTAAGGTTGGCGCCAATGATCAGTGACGGGAGATGCGCACCATGAATATGAAAAAATATGTTGTTGTCTTCATGATCGCTGTACTTTTGCCGCTTATTTGGGGATGTACGGATTCGAATGAATATTTCGAATTGAAAATGGAGACGGATAACCTTTCCGAAACAATGCAGAACTATCTGAAGGATCCAAGTCCAAACCACAAAGGATCCGCTTTTCAAGTCAAAGTCAACGATATATATGCGGTACCATATGAAAATGGCTCGAAAAGGATAACATATTACCGGTACAGTCTGTTGATCGCGCCAGTCACCGATGAACCAATTGAAATTCACTCTATGAAAATTCAACCTATGGACAAGAAAATCCAAGACTACCTCAATGGATACACTGCAGTTCTTGGACTTGGCGATCTTCATGAATGGAATTCGCTGACCAACGACATGGTATCGTTTGTTTTTCGCGATGTTGAAGAAATGATCGCATATCGATGGGAAGTCACGTTCAATGATTTAGGGGAGGATACCTTGCAAAACAGTGAAATTACTGCTGAAGAATTGGAACAGGGGATCCGGAATTTTGAGATCGTTGTTGAATACAATAGAAAAAAAGAAGTCATTCCTATTCAAAACGCAGAACTGCGGAGTGTGTCGTCGGATCAAGATGAAGTACTCATGAAGAGGGCGGATATTGCAAAATTATATGAAAAGGGATCTGCCTACAGCGTGATGGAACCTTATAGGTAGTTTGCAGGGATTGAAGAAGCAATCATCAAATAAGAAACGATGTAGTTCGAATAAAATGACAAGAGGGTGATCTACATTACAAGTAAAAATCTGTTGAACAAACTAGGCTTTCTCATTGTTCTGGTCGTGGTACATGCTGTTGAAATTTTTTATGCATCGCTGTTTCAAGATACGTTTCCCTACTTCGCTTTTCAAGCAGCTGTTCTATTGATCATAGGTCTGGCCATGGCATTTGACGACAAGGAAAAGGTGGATTGGAAAAACCGTACGATCTTTTTTGTATTGCCTGCAACGATCCTGATGATGATTCGGGGATACATTGTTGTGATCGGTGCCATGCTTCGATCGGGAGCGGCTCATGGTGCGTTTCAAGATGGTCTGCCGGTTGTCTTTGAGCAAATCGCCCATCTGTACAGATTCGGGATTTTTCGAACGTTGTTCTATTCAGAAATGTTGTTTGTTGTTATGGCGGTCCTATTGGGATATGCCTCGGCAACGGCATTCTCAGCAAGAAAAAGATCAAAGAAAATCTGATCGCTCGTATGATCTCAGTAAAATGTGATTATTTTCTTTTCATTTGGGATGTCCAGTGATGGAAAGGGAGTGGCGATCTGAAATCGGTGTTGTTTATTGAAGACGATTAGGTTCAACGAAATTATATGGTCGATATAGCCCGGTGCTAGGATGCAAATGTCATGAGCCATCAAACAGATCTTGTATCAACGGCGATGTACATTGCAATGTACATCGAAATACAAGTTCTTTTCTCGATTGAAAAGGAGGATTATTGTGGTATTAGAGCAAGAAATCAGAGTGTACATGTTAATTGGATTTATTATAATTTGGCTAATTATCGGTGTGTTTTTATTCCTTAAATGGAAACATACACGAAATAAAGGAATTGTTTGGTTTGTGGGACAATTCTTGTCTCAATGTGTTTGTTTTTATTTATTTACTCGTCTTATTAACTTCAACAAAGGTCTTGAAGGGGATATGCTATCTGGATTTAATAGTTTAACAATTGGGTTTATGACTTTAGTTTGGGGGATGAGTATGATTTTTATGATTGTTGGAGTTTTGGATTCTTTAAAATATGCAGAGAGTAAAAACAAAAATATATCACTTTGAATTAAAGAAAAGCTGTTTGTAATGGAATCTCTTGCTTCAAACCTCTGGTTAAGCGTGGTAGTTAAATCTGTTAAATTAATAGTAGAATAGCAAATCAAGTTCTTAGTCTTTATACGAAGGATGGAGTTCATACAGCAACGCTAGGATCTATAAACTAATTCATTGGAGGTTTTGTAGAATGGGAAATCGATTACGCGGAAAAGTTGCACTTGTTACAGGGTCCGGACAGGGGATCGGAAGGGCGGTTGCCATCGCTCTTGCAGAAGAAGGGGCGAAGGTCGTTACAAACAACCGGGGTCCGGTCAAACAGAATGTGGCGAATCAATTGGAGGGCAGGCTTGAACGCCTGACGCCAGAGCAACTCCAATGGTACAACGAAGAACTGGAAAAATATACTGGTGATGCGGAAACGACGGCACAGAAGATCCGGGACTTGGGATTCGAGGCGGCAGCTGTTTTTGGCGATATCGCCGATTTTGACACAGCAAAAGAGATCGTTGACAAGACGGTGGAGATCTATGGCTCGGTAGATATTGTCGTTAATGTGGCAGGTGCATTTGGCTTTGCCCCCATCGAAAAAATAACGGAAGAGCTTTGGGACAAGGTGACCGATGTCAAACCAAAAGGCCACTTCAACATCATTCGCCACGCCGTTCCTTATATGAAGAAAAACAGATGGGGCCGGATCATCAACTGCTCCTCGCCGGCTTGGACGGGCGGAGGAATTCGTCAGTCCGAGTACTGCGCAGCCAATGCGGGCACAGTGGGCTTGACCTGGGCACTGGCGGAAGAGCTTGCCGATGACGGCATCACAGCCAATGTTTTCTGTCCGGCTGCAAAGACGCGAGCATCGGTGGATATGGAGCTGTTTGACAAAGTCGTGGATGAAGACGAGAAGGCCACCAAGTCTGGCGAGCCCCTGGTCAAATATGATGAGACGGCCCCACCCGAGTTGTTTTCCGCTTTTATTCCTTACCTTGCATCGGATGAGGCCGCCCATGTTACGGGTTCTGTTTTCTTCACAATGGGAACATTTATTGGCCGCTACTCCAATCCTGCGATCTCCGCCCACATGATTGGTGTGGATGGTCCGTGGACGGTGGATAAAATTATCCAGGAAGCACCTGAAACCTTATTAAAAGATTACAAGAATATCAACCAGAAATAGCAGCATTCCAGTTACTGCACTACTCCGTTTAGCCATTGCGTAAGGATTCCGGGATTTCCGGTTCGCCCCAAAAAAACAGGGATGCTTGCTGGTTTACGATCATTGGCGCGAGCATTACAAGCAAGCTAAGAACGGGATAGATGAAT encodes the following:
- a CDS encoding SMP-30/gluconolactonase/LRE family protein; this translates as MLKITVFDEAFHTLIDMNEKLVEIADCFEFVEGPTWNRKLGYLVFNDIPTSKTYRWSDIDGVEQIRDHTNKANGNTYDHSGALIVCEHTSSRVAKFNETTQEYTVLASHYKGKELNSPNDVIVDENGTIYFTDPKFGRNPSKVGLEREQELDFQGVFCFDEKRNQLDLLAKDFEAPNGLCSGMQKNVLYVNDSIKSHIRKLTLNDERKVVEDSVWAVTKGEGPGLPDGMKMDEFGNVYCCAQGGIHVFDSEANYLGIIHINEQAANFCWGGPDNKTIFITATSKLYKLKLKVSGFLYEKKG
- a CDS encoding DUF5915 domain-containing protein; this encodes MMDHIRLTLQADQDVAQAVKAFEEFIKGETLAVEVVFTENALDVQNINGHDTGINVERV
- a CDS encoding SDR family NAD(P)-dependent oxidoreductase; this translates as MGNRLRGKVALVTGSGQGIGRAVAIALAEEGAKVVTNNRGPVKQNVANQLEGRLERLTPEQLQWYNEELEKYTGDAETTAQKIRDLGFEAAAVFGDIADFDTAKEIVDKTVEIYGSVDIVVNVAGAFGFAPIEKITEELWDKVTDVKPKGHFNIIRHAVPYMKKNRWGRIINCSSPAWTGGGIRQSEYCAANAGTVGLTWALAEELADDGITANVFCPAAKTRASVDMELFDKVVDEDEKATKSGEPLVKYDETAPPELFSAFIPYLASDEAAHVTGSVFFTMGTFIGRYSNPAISAHMIGVDGPWTVDKIIQEAPETLLKDYKNINQK
- a CDS encoding TRAP transporter large permease; this translates as MTAAVLFGSFLVLLLLSVPIAISLGLASVITIFTTDAITINSFTQTMIQGLNSFPLMAVPLFTFAGDIMGRGGISRRLLNVTNIFFGRFNGGLGIVAIVTCLIFAAISGTGSATVAAIGMLMIPEMVRKNYDKTFSSALIATSGTVGVVIPPSVPMVIYSVAAGVSVTGLFISGVIPGLLIGGVLIFYTYIYSKKHGYEGDDRRYTFKEIVKIIIDAIPALLVPVIILGGIYGGIFTPTEAAAVGCVYGIIISIFIYKEVKIKDLPAIGFNSIYLCAAVLIIIGISTGFGRILTISQVPVMIAEAILSITSSKILILMAINILLLVVGTFMETNAAIIILTPILLPVVVSLGVNPIHFGVIMIVNLAIGFITPPLGANLFMACQVTGVKFDALAKAIIPWIAIMIFALLLITYLPSITLWLPRLLKIPV
- a CDS encoding four-carbon acid sugar kinase family protein; protein product: MKSLNESNVHKCRNVREKLELHLARDPRKVVILDDDPTGTQTVKDVPVLTTWDKDLLIEEFRNDRKAFFILTNTRAFSENEAKRINREIVEYLDDVSRMTSKDYVLISRGDSTLRGHFPHELEDLWTDGLHRFDGILFYPFFEEGKRYTSEDIHYVEEEGKWTPVSETAFAKDTTFGFKCSNLKDYIAEKTGGVTRIEEIQSISLEDIRIGGADAVASKLKSLKNNQYCVINSTEFSDAIIVALAVARCEAEGKRYMIRSAASFVKARLGIFENTLISGEDLKVNDQSKAGIIFIGSHVPKTTMQLNYLLENSELASIEVNVVALLDEKSREQTIDDYAKQIDAYLQDKKDVVVFTSRSVVAFDNLEENLKISVSISEGLIGIARRIQVAPRYVISKGGITSSDMATRGLNIQRAMVQGQIIPGVPVWLTEKDSKFPDLSFVVFPGNVGEKSSLCDAYEIISK
- a CDS encoding nucleotidyl transferase AbiEii/AbiGii toxin family protein — encoded protein: MQEIVLCGLSRGGFFQNTAFYSGTALRIFHGLDRFSEDLDFSLKKPDPSFDLLDYIPSLEKEIRSYGVNFKIETKEKTADSNIKSAFLKGNTKEHLMMFFPNEPLANTVGSGELIKIKFEVDINPPDYATYETKYRLIPIPYEVTLYDMPSLFAGKLHAVICRSWKNRVKGRDLYDYIFYLSKGTSVNLKHLVARLAQSGYIPSEKEITLEDIKEMLRNRFRSIDYAQAKQDVEPFIKNPKVLDIWSADFFCGITDSLQKK
- a CDS encoding type IV toxin-antitoxin system AbiEi family antitoxin domain-containing protein, producing MIKTTAMLLQELKEYVNPTAKIRRLVTNGELVPIIRGLYETDAKIPGHYLAPIIYGPSYLSFEFALAYHSLIPEAVYNYTSATFEKKKTKRYTTPYGTFTYRDVPSKAYPLGVVLHIENGYGFQIASPEKAICDQLYKISPLKNRSELLQYVFQDLRVDEEDFFHLNIQDMIEIASYYNTQNHKLLQTYLKRRVKHGSNY
- a CDS encoding cyclic lactone autoinducer peptide gives rise to the protein MRKRIGRIFIYPVLSLLVMLAPMIVNQQASLFFWGEPEIPESLRNG
- a CDS encoding TRAP transporter substrate-binding protein, whose amino-acid sequence is MKKFAKLIGLLLIVALVVSGCGGSNEGENEGESTEPVVIRLAHDNSVQSPTHVSFEKFKEIVESESDGQIEVTIFPGGQMGSTQDTLEQTRLGDIQMSAGATTVFTQSIPEFAVWDSFYLFDDHAHAHRVLDSEVGVELMKPLEKSGLTGLGYMEIGFRNFSNSKRPVETVEDLAGLKIRGYNPVQIKAWESTGAILSSVSFNELFTSLQQSLIDGQESAIETYNSNKFYEANKYLSLTEHIYTNFLWYANGDFMDSLSDEHRAIIENAVKETIEFNRDSMAQAEQNLLEELPAKGVEINEVTLDAKKQLGELMNNAVKNDIIASCGQDIYDMVMEEVENQR
- a CDS encoding TRAP transporter small permease, with protein sequence MKKIVSWLDVNFEPIFMTIIFFSMMGLVTLQVILRFFFKMGFSWGEELAKIMFVWLMYFSFSYATRNQRHINITYLTDKLNDTLRKIVMIFVDLAFGFFMAVALLAAFKVTKSASINQDMLVTIKISLNIIYGAGILGFVMMLLRVTQNLIWKIKRIKEPIEVFANEGGVLYNNEIVFGTVRKLGESDQEKAPKSETGEVK
- a CDS encoding class II fructose-bisphosphate aldolase: MLASLSELLHFAKEKKIAIGAFNVYNMEGILAVEKATETCKCPAIIQVQTASLLTTDYFLLEIALEAARKSKQTIAVHLDHCKDKNVIKNAVERGITSVMADGSELKYNENISFVSHISGLYRAASVEIEAELGRISGDEEGEMKNKLTQLMTDPEQVEEYTKKTGAHALAVCIGNVHGKYDREPKLDLERLKRIAERSEIPLVLHGASGLSENLLKSVIQHGVTKINVNTELRETFTNSWMDGLAQKHSLTEVQQATISAMTRVVVSKIRIFQGG
- a CDS encoding HpcH/HpaI aldolase family protein, whose protein sequence is MKRKGDCVLLRKNNVKQRLLDGKTVIGSFSKLADPSAIEIMGLAGLDFFVIDNEHVAMNKESITNLVRASDITEIVPIVRVKENNASEILQALDCGALGVHVPNIDTYEEALRAIRSTKYIPQGNRGFALSHRAAGYGFYDKDDYLKRVNQEILTVLHCETLESVDNLDKILDLEDLDVIFIGPMDLSQSMGSDVMGNGTHPNLVELKKKIIQKVIEAGKVVGTVAGNVQEAKELMELGVRYIPISSDQGMIATVSKQIVHECIMD